In Alphaproteobacteria bacterium, the following proteins share a genomic window:
- a CDS encoding ATP-binding protein, giving the protein MAELTMSGGPSGPAPSGPAPHDALTRQEALVARIALLNKSPAAFIAHLVVGVVMAIAVLVSETVVADWIVGGWLGALLAINLARFLYWRACRDKAIYRRHPNRHGWYYSLGTGAAGALWGVAGFTVAIIHDLHLVALLGVAVAGLSAGAVATTSTFRPAFLAFLLPATLPFAAGVLWNGGHVSEWGLGVVVVLFALLLTAISRHLGDSIYRTLSLQIANGRLARHLTQARDSAEQASQAKSEFLANMSHELRTPLNAILGFSEIIQQDLMAARPGGYRDYGRYIHESGSHLLAIINSILDLSKADAGRLELDESLIEPAAMVEGALQMVREQAVARGLSLTSDMTEDLPLFQADLLKLRQILLNLLSNAIKFTEPGGAIAVRAWLEDTRGIALQVADNGIGMSPADVPNALESFVQLESKMHGRRGGTGLGLPLTKRLVELHGGRLEIDSAPGVGTTATAYFPPRRTVARHSETAAA; this is encoded by the coding sequence ATGGCCGAGTTGACGATGTCCGGCGGACCGTCCGGGCCAGCGCCGTCTGGCCCGGCGCCCCATGACGCGCTGACCAGGCAAGAGGCACTGGTTGCGCGCATAGCGTTGCTGAACAAGTCGCCGGCGGCGTTCATCGCGCACCTAGTGGTCGGCGTCGTGATGGCGATTGCCGTGCTGGTGAGCGAAACGGTCGTCGCCGACTGGATCGTCGGCGGTTGGCTTGGCGCCCTGTTGGCCATCAACCTCGCACGATTCCTCTACTGGCGGGCCTGTCGCGACAAGGCGATCTATCGCCGCCATCCCAATCGTCACGGCTGGTATTACTCCCTCGGCACCGGCGCGGCCGGCGCGCTGTGGGGGGTGGCCGGATTCACCGTTGCCATCATCCACGATCTGCACCTGGTTGCCCTGTTGGGGGTTGCGGTCGCCGGTCTGTCGGCCGGCGCCGTGGCTACCACATCCACGTTCCGGCCAGCCTTTCTCGCTTTCCTGCTGCCGGCGACACTGCCGTTTGCCGCCGGCGTTCTGTGGAACGGGGGGCATGTTTCCGAGTGGGGGCTCGGCGTCGTCGTCGTGTTGTTCGCGCTGCTGCTGACGGCGATTTCACGGCACCTGGGAGACAGCATCTATCGCACCCTCAGCCTGCAGATCGCCAATGGGCGGCTGGCCCGCCACCTGACCCAGGCGCGGGATTCGGCGGAGCAGGCCAGCCAGGCAAAAAGCGAGTTCCTGGCCAATATGAGCCACGAGCTGCGCACACCGCTGAACGCCATCCTGGGATTCTCGGAGATCATCCAGCAAGACCTGATGGCGGCCCGGCCTGGTGGCTATCGCGACTATGGCCGCTACATCCACGAAAGCGGCAGTCACCTGCTGGCCATCATCAATTCCATACTGGACCTGTCCAAGGCCGATGCCGGCCGGCTGGAGTTGGACGAGTCCCTGATTGAACCGGCCGCCATGGTGGAGGGGGCGCTGCAAATGGTGCGCGAACAGGCGGTCGCCCGTGGTCTGAGCCTGACCAGTGACATGACGGAGGATCTTCCCCTGTTCCAGGCAGACCTTCTCAAGCTGCGTCAGATTCTGCTGAACCTGCTGTCCAACGCCATCAAGTTTACCGAGCCCGGTGGCGCCATCGCCGTACGGGCGTGGCTGGAAGATACCCGCGGCATCGCCTTGCAGGTGGCGGACAACGGCATCGGCATGTCGCCGGCGGATGTACCCAACGCCCTTGAGTCCTTCGTTCAGCTAGAAAGCAAGATGCACGGCCGGCGCGGCGGCACGGGCCTTGGCCTGCCCCTGACCAAGCGTCTCGTGGAGCTGCATGGCGGCCGTTTGGAGATTGATTCAGCGCCGGGTGTGGGGACCACCGCCACGGCGTATTTCCCGCCGCGCCGCACGGTGGCACGTCACAGCGAGACCGCCGCCGCCTGA
- a CDS encoding DUF427 domain-containing protein, with translation MAQSFLHHTARDTAIPDQRTEWEPSPRRVRVMFNGKIIADSRRMYLMRQHGFLVVYYIPKEDVDQSVLESSNHTTESPYKGRAEYWNVRVGDRVAEAAAWHYPSPKPGSPDTSAYMSFDWHSMDAWFEEDEQAFVHARDPYLRCETLNSSRHLVVKLDGTVVAETRRPLILLETGLVSRYYVPKTDIRLDWCEPSDTFTLCPYKGRARYMHMRVNGKLHTDAVWLYDYPLPDICKVQGRVSFWNERAELILDGEKVTRPESHQPVDGSELLHPNRMFWMVPPPATMKGTPLDKLQRTTALPNGRVEGPPAGVMNMATERAGGRFIQSIVAPPG, from the coding sequence ATGGCGCAAAGCTTTCTGCACCACACGGCGCGCGACACCGCCATACCCGACCAGCGCACCGAATGGGAGCCGAGCCCGCGACGTGTCCGCGTCATGTTCAATGGCAAGATCATCGCCGATTCGCGCCGCATGTATCTGATGCGTCAGCACGGCTTTCTGGTGGTCTACTACATACCCAAGGAAGATGTTGACCAGTCGGTACTGGAATCGAGCAACCACACCACGGAGTCGCCCTACAAAGGGCGCGCGGAATACTGGAATGTGCGGGTCGGCGACCGCGTCGCTGAAGCCGCCGCCTGGCACTATCCGTCGCCGAAGCCGGGCTCGCCGGACACCTCTGCCTATATGAGCTTTGACTGGCATTCCATGGATGCCTGGTTCGAGGAAGACGAGCAGGCCTTTGTTCATGCGCGCGACCCTTATCTGCGCTGCGAAACACTCAATAGCTCGCGGCACCTGGTGGTCAAGCTGGATGGCACGGTCGTGGCCGAGACGCGGCGGCCGCTGATCCTGCTGGAGACCGGTCTGGTGTCGCGCTACTACGTTCCCAAAACCGACATCCGGCTCGACTGGTGCGAGCCGAGCGACACATTCACCCTGTGCCCCTACAAGGGACGGGCCCGCTATATGCACATGCGGGTCAACGGCAAGCTGCATACGGACGCGGTGTGGCTGTATGACTATCCGCTACCGGACATCTGCAAGGTGCAGGGCCGGGTCTCGTTCTGGAACGAACGGGCCGAACTCATCCTCGACGGTGAAAAAGTGACGCGGCCGGAATCCCACCAGCCGGTTGATGGTTCAGAACTGCTGCACCCCAACCGCATGTTCTGGATGGTGCCCCCGCCGGCGACCATGAAAGGCACGCCGCTGGACAAGCTGCAACGGACGACGGCGTTGCCAAATGGCCGGGTGGAAGGACCGCCGGCCGGAGTCATGAACATGGCGACCGAGCGGGCCGGCGGGCGTTTCATTCAGTCGATTGTCGCGCCGCCGGGCTGA
- a CDS encoding Stf0 family sulfotransferase: MAKFQSYIICTSPRSGSTLLCGLLAATGTSGNPASYFHTPSIADWLARFDLSACSYATDRAALRAIFDAARVCGTAGTGMFGLRLQRHSFAFFMQQLDVLYPGRATDQARIRAAFGDTLFIYLTRHNKLDQAISLAMAQQTGLWHRAPDGTELERLAQPRDPVYARDEIAGHMAELTALDEAWQAWFAREKIEPVRITYHALSAEPTGVLADILQRLELDPSVAHRIAAPTARLADRTNRDWAERFMAGA; this comes from the coding sequence ATGGCGAAGTTTCAGTCCTACATTATCTGCACCAGCCCGCGCAGCGGCAGCACATTGCTGTGCGGGCTTCTGGCGGCGACGGGAACATCCGGCAACCCCGCCAGCTATTTTCACACGCCGTCGATTGCCGACTGGTTGGCCAGGTTCGATCTGTCGGCCTGTTCCTACGCCACCGACCGCGCTGCCCTGCGCGCCATCTTCGACGCCGCCCGTGTGTGCGGCACCGCCGGCACAGGCATGTTTGGCCTGCGATTGCAGAGGCACAGCTTTGCGTTCTTCATGCAGCAACTGGACGTGCTCTATCCGGGGCGGGCTACAGATCAGGCGCGAATTCGTGCGGCCTTCGGCGACACGCTATTCATCTACCTGACGCGCCACAACAAGCTCGACCAGGCCATCTCTCTGGCCATGGCCCAGCAGACAGGCTTGTGGCACCGGGCGCCCGACGGAACCGAACTGGAACGTCTCGCTCAACCGCGGGACCCGGTCTATGCCCGGGATGAGATCGCCGGACACATGGCGGAGCTCACTGCGCTGGACGAAGCGTGGCAAGCCTGGTTCGCCCGCGAAAAGATAGAGCCTGTGCGTATCACCTATCACGCGCTTTCGGCCGAACCGACCGGCGTGCTGGCGGATATTCTGCAGCGGCTGGAACTGGATCCGTCCGTCGCACACCGTATTGCCGCCCCCACCGCCAGGCTGGCTGACCGCACCAACCGGGACTGGGCGGAACGCTTCATGGCCGGCGCTTGA